AATAGGTAGAAGGTGGCGAAAGCCGATACTGGGTTACCCGGCAAGCCGATAAACGGTGTTCCACCGATATTACCAAAGGCAAGTGGTTTACCTGGCTTCATTTTGACCTTCCACATATCCAGAGCGCCTAGGGATTCAATTGCCGGTTTGATATGATCCTCTTCACCAACAGAAACGCCGCCTGTGGTCATTACGACATCCGCTTGGGATGCGGCAGCTTTCATCGCTTCAATAGTGGCTTCTAAGGTGTCTTCTACCTTGCTGAGGTCAATCAATTCAAAGCCAAGTTGAGGAATGGCGCCTGACAGGGTATATCGGTTGGCATTGAAAATTTTGCCAGGTTGGGGGGTATCGCCAGGTTCCAATAATTCGTCTCCAGTGGTGAAAGTCGCGATTCTCAATGGACGATAAACGTTTACTTCCGCGATGCCGATAGAGGCAATCAACCCTAAGTCTTGGGCCGTCAGGCGGCGACCTGCTGAAAACAGGGTTTGACCGATAGCAATATCTTCACCAATGACTCGGACGTTATCCCCCAACCTGGCAGATTTTAATAGGATTTTGATCTCACCGTTTTCTAGCTCTTCCGTGTCTTCTTGCATGACTATGGTGTCCGCGCCTTCTGGCATGGGGGCACCAGTGAAGATACGGGCAATGCTGTTCGGTTGTAGAGCAGAAGCCAGTGAGCCGGCTGGAATACGTTGGCTGACACTGAAGGTGTCTTGAGCATTCAAGTCTTGGCAACGTATGGCATAGCCGTCCATTTGACTGTTGTCGAAAGAAGGAACATTGACACCGGAGATAATGTCTTCTGCAAGGATGTAGCCACACGCCTGTCCGACAGAAATGGATAGGGTTTGGTTTGTTGGTTTGGCTTGTTGAATGAGATAGTCTAAAGCTTCATCAAATGTTTTCATCATCGGTCTTCCAAAAAAATCCCCGCGTTTGCGGGGAAATGACAGATTGTTTGTGGAAATAGGGTTTCTATGCCGGCTCTTCTTTGTTTACAGGTTGGTGCCAGCGAGCTTCAGCTTCTTTGTCAGAAACACGCGCATCAACCCATCGCATGTCGCCATTTGGAAAAGTTTCTTTTTTCCAGAAAGGCGCGTTGGTCTTTAAGTAATCCATAATGAAGTGAGCAGCTTCAAATGCAGCTTCCCTGTGACGAGAGCTGACTGC
This portion of the Hydrogenovibrio marinus genome encodes:
- a CDS encoding molybdopterin molybdotransferase MoeA, whose protein sequence is MMKTFDEALDYLIQQAKPTNQTLSISVGQACGYILAEDIISGVNVPSFDNSQMDGYAIRCQDLNAQDTFSVSQRIPAGSLASALQPNSIARIFTGAPMPEGADTIVMQEDTEELENGEIKILLKSARLGDNVRVIGEDIAIGQTLFSAGRRLTAQDLGLIASIGIAEVNVYRPLRIATFTTGDELLEPGDTPQPGKIFNANRYTLSGAIPQLGFELIDLSKVEDTLEATIEAMKAAASQADVVMTTGGVSVGEEDHIKPAIESLGALDMWKVKMKPGKPLAFGNIGGTPFIGLPGNPVSAFATFYLFARPFLLAMQGMKDVIPTPLWLTAGFEWNKPHFRRDFARARMVQDNTRKETYLELFPKQGSNVLTSTAWADGFAVIPEDTTIAKGDKVAFFPFNDLT